In Amycolatopsis coloradensis, one genomic interval encodes:
- a CDS encoding DUF6222 family protein: MTINESTPSAPAPTVERPPVVTTMPRLGRGVCWRDIMREIELDELERDARLRDAA; the protein is encoded by the coding sequence ATGACCATCAACGAATCCACCCCGTCCGCCCCGGCGCCCACGGTCGAGCGGCCGCCAGTGGTGACCACCATGCCCCGTCTCGGACGGGGGGTGTGCTGGCGCGACATCATGCGCGAGATCGAGCTTGACGAACTCGAGCGTGATGCACGGCTACGGGACGCGGCGTGA
- a CDS encoding acyl-CoA thioesterase — MADYYEILHTVGFEETNLVGNVYYVNYVRWQGRCREMFLKEKAPAVLEEVRDDLKLFTLKVDCEFYAEITAFDELSIRLRLEELTQTQVQFTFDYVHLTDEGERLVARGRQRIACMRGPNTATVPSRVPEQLREALAPYAVDGKGE, encoded by the coding sequence ATGGCCGACTACTACGAGATCCTGCATACCGTCGGGTTCGAAGAGACCAACCTGGTGGGCAACGTCTACTACGTGAACTACGTGCGCTGGCAGGGCCGGTGCCGCGAAATGTTCCTGAAGGAGAAGGCGCCCGCGGTGCTCGAAGAGGTCCGTGACGACCTCAAGCTCTTCACGCTCAAGGTGGATTGCGAGTTCTACGCGGAGATCACCGCGTTCGACGAGCTGTCTATCCGGCTGCGGCTGGAAGAGCTGACGCAGACCCAGGTCCAGTTCACCTTCGACTACGTCCACCTCACCGACGAGGGTGAGCGGCTGGTGGCCCGCGGAAGGCAGCGGATCGCGTGCATGCGCGGCCCGAACACGGCCACGGTGCCCAGCCGGGTGCCCGAGCAGCTGCGTGAGGCGCTGGCCCCGTACGCGGTCGACGGCAAGGGGGAATGA
- a CDS encoding type I polyketide synthase, protein MSVERISIVGIGLRYPDAGSPEELWENVLAGRRAFRRLPDERMNREDYYSPDPKAPDRFYAQKAAVLRDWEFDRIKYKVAGSTFRSTDTTHWLALDVAAQALADAGFPEGEGLPRSATGVVIGNSLTGEFSRANIMRLRWPYVRRTVAAALAERGWAESDTAEFLHDLEAQYKAPFPAIDEDTLAGGLANTIAGRVCNFFDFGGGGFTVDGACSSSLLSVVTAANALSEGDLDVAIAGGVDLSIDPFEVIGFAKTGALAKREMKVYDADSNGFWPGEGSGMLVLMREDDAIAQGKRIYASIGGWGVSSDGKGGITRPEASGHRLALQRAYEKAGYGVETVSYFEGHGTGTALGDATEIEALSTARRDADPLADRAALSTIKGNIGHTKAAAGVAGLIKATLAVYHQVIPPATGHYEPHESLVGDSARMYVPTEAGLWPADHPVRAGVSAMGFGGINSHVTVTEAPGAARRKDLDERTRSLVAGRQDSELLLLDADDAASLRGRLTGLLEVVPKLSLAELGDLAATLSAELSGKPVRAAIVATNPEDAERKLAKLLDLLGEGEPEVFSTGDGIFAGSRVKDPKIGFLFPGQGSGRGTVGALRKRFAHADDIYRAAGLSTGADQVATEVAQPRIVTGSLAGLRVLKSLGIEAQAVAGHSLGELTALHWGGALTEREVLKLAKIRGKVMATASDGNGAMAGIAAGPGVAERFAEGEDVVIAGYNAPEQTVLSGPSEAIDRVVARARAEGVTATRINVSHAFHSPAVVPAAEAMTEELAAFDFARLDRPVVSTVTGDVLHAAEDLRDLLRDQVVLPVRFREAAAKVAERSDLVIEVGPGHVLTGLFGEIASGTPVLAIDTDSPKLAALLKVAGAAFTFGAPLDTSALFDGRIVRTLPVDGEFSFLTSPCEAAPSIGADLTRDRVADPAAPAEAPAGTASESGGSSTLDLLRKLASERVELPLEAVTADTHPLDDLHLSSITVGQLVNDVTRALGRPALEGMPNFATVCLGELAEMIDELAQTAKPADSNQAEVTGVGPWVRPFGVEYVVAPKPSPDLTPGLSTAEWTAFAPDGHPLAEPLRAALATAGVGDGVLLCLNSDSGSGDVGLFLDAGRAVLAAPNGTRFVVVQHGLGASGLAKTLRLEDPSARTTIVDLADVGPVDPEAVSAAVSTVVAEVAATTDFSEVRYDAAGVRTVPKLAAMTPAEAEGTPLDSGDVLLVTGGGKGITAESALALAKDSGAKLALLGRSDPADDAELSENLGRMAAAGITYRYERADVTDARQVADAIGRVQAEFGPVTAVLHGAGRNEPAALFSLTEESFRKTLAPKIGGLNAVLDAVDQDKIKLLVTFGSIIGRAGLRGEAHYATANDWMTELTVRFGQEHPQARAIALEWSVWSGTGMGEKLGVVSALMRDGITPIPTEEGIEILRQVVGDPTAPSVLVVCGRTGGLATLPVEKRELPLTRFVDRAVVHYPGVELITEADLSAGSDPYLADHLLDGQLLFPAVIGMEAMTQVAKAALGAETLPAPVLSDVEFLRPIIVSPGGSTTIRLAALARDAETVDVVLRSGETGFSADHFRARLRFSRPDPLGETVVRDVALPPVPVDPTTELYGTVLFQGKRFQRVTGYRRASARHAVAEIATGAEVDWFAPFLPQEKLLADPGTRDAMMHAIQCCVPDATLLPQGIERLYLAEPGEQDPEYVLLDARERSQDGDSYLYDLDVRNPDGKLVERWEGLKLRAVRKRDGEGPWVPSMLGSYLERSVERLLGSSRAIVVEPDPVGVSVETTPERRAQTALAAGRAVDAPLEIRYRPDGKPEADGVEVSASHSADLTLAIAGGGRVACDVETAIERTPEDWAGLLGEDLLAVGELLAADAREPLSVAHTRVWSALECVRKTGDMTQALTVHRVDPDGWAVLSHGGARIATWVTTVNDRPDPVVFAVLQGEEN, encoded by the coding sequence CCCAGAAGGCCGCGGTGCTCCGCGATTGGGAATTCGACCGGATCAAGTACAAGGTCGCGGGCAGCACGTTCCGGTCGACCGACACCACGCACTGGCTGGCGCTCGACGTCGCCGCGCAGGCGCTGGCGGACGCGGGGTTCCCCGAGGGCGAGGGGCTGCCGCGGTCCGCCACCGGCGTGGTCATCGGCAACAGCCTCACCGGCGAGTTCTCGCGCGCCAACATCATGCGGCTGCGCTGGCCGTACGTGCGCCGCACGGTCGCGGCGGCCCTCGCCGAGCGCGGCTGGGCCGAAAGTGACACCGCCGAGTTCCTTCACGACCTCGAGGCGCAGTACAAGGCCCCGTTCCCCGCGATCGACGAGGACACGCTCGCGGGCGGGCTGGCGAACACGATCGCCGGCCGCGTCTGCAACTTCTTCGACTTCGGTGGCGGCGGGTTCACCGTGGACGGCGCCTGCTCGTCTTCGCTGCTTTCGGTGGTCACGGCGGCGAACGCGCTTTCCGAGGGCGACCTCGACGTCGCCATCGCGGGCGGTGTCGACTTGTCGATCGACCCGTTCGAGGTGATCGGTTTCGCCAAGACCGGCGCGCTCGCCAAGCGGGAGATGAAGGTCTACGACGCCGATTCCAACGGTTTCTGGCCCGGCGAAGGTTCCGGCATGCTCGTGCTGATGCGCGAGGACGACGCGATCGCGCAGGGCAAGCGGATCTACGCCAGCATCGGCGGCTGGGGTGTCTCTTCCGACGGCAAGGGCGGCATCACCCGTCCGGAGGCCTCGGGTCACCGTCTCGCGCTTCAGCGGGCGTACGAGAAGGCGGGCTACGGCGTCGAAACCGTTTCCTACTTCGAGGGCCACGGCACCGGGACCGCGCTGGGCGACGCCACCGAGATCGAGGCGCTCTCCACCGCCCGCCGCGACGCCGACCCGCTCGCCGATCGCGCCGCGCTGAGCACGATCAAGGGCAACATCGGCCACACCAAGGCCGCGGCCGGTGTCGCCGGGCTGATCAAGGCGACGCTGGCGGTGTACCACCAGGTCATCCCGCCCGCGACCGGCCACTACGAGCCGCACGAGTCGCTGGTCGGCGACTCCGCGCGGATGTACGTCCCGACCGAGGCCGGGCTGTGGCCCGCGGACCACCCGGTCCGCGCGGGTGTCTCCGCGATGGGCTTCGGCGGCATCAACTCGCACGTCACCGTCACCGAGGCGCCGGGCGCGGCCCGGCGCAAGGACCTCGACGAGCGGACCCGCTCGCTGGTCGCCGGACGGCAGGACAGCGAACTGCTGCTCCTCGACGCCGACGACGCCGCGTCGCTGCGCGGCAGGCTGACCGGTCTGCTGGAAGTCGTGCCGAAGCTCTCGCTGGCGGAGCTCGGGGACCTCGCGGCCACGCTTTCCGCGGAACTGTCCGGGAAACCGGTCCGCGCCGCGATCGTCGCGACCAATCCCGAGGACGCCGAGCGCAAGCTGGCCAAGCTGCTCGACCTCCTCGGCGAGGGAGAGCCGGAAGTCTTCTCCACCGGCGACGGCATCTTCGCGGGCTCCCGCGTCAAGGACCCGAAGATCGGGTTCCTGTTCCCCGGCCAGGGTTCCGGGCGCGGTACGGTCGGCGCGCTGCGCAAGCGCTTCGCCCACGCCGACGACATCTACCGCGCGGCGGGCCTTTCGACCGGCGCCGACCAGGTCGCCACCGAGGTCGCGCAACCGCGCATCGTCACCGGTTCGCTCGCCGGGCTCCGCGTCCTGAAGAGCCTCGGCATCGAAGCGCAAGCGGTCGCCGGCCACAGTCTCGGCGAGCTCACCGCCCTGCACTGGGGTGGCGCGCTCACCGAACGCGAAGTCCTCAAGCTGGCCAAGATCCGCGGCAAGGTGATGGCGACCGCGAGCGACGGCAACGGCGCCATGGCGGGGATCGCCGCCGGCCCGGGGGTCGCCGAGCGCTTCGCCGAGGGTGAGGACGTCGTCATCGCGGGCTACAACGCGCCCGAGCAGACCGTCCTTTCCGGACCGTCGGAGGCGATCGACCGCGTGGTCGCCCGTGCCCGCGCGGAGGGCGTCACCGCCACCCGCATCAACGTCTCGCACGCGTTCCACTCGCCGGCGGTCGTCCCGGCCGCCGAGGCGATGACCGAGGAGCTGGCCGCGTTCGACTTCGCCAGGCTCGACCGGCCCGTCGTCTCGACGGTGACCGGTGACGTCCTGCACGCCGCCGAGGACCTGCGCGATCTGCTCCGGGACCAGGTGGTCCTGCCGGTCCGTTTCCGCGAGGCGGCCGCGAAGGTCGCCGAGCGCAGCGACCTGGTGATCGAGGTCGGCCCGGGCCACGTGCTCACCGGACTGTTCGGCGAGATCGCGTCCGGCACGCCGGTGCTCGCGATCGACACCGACAGCCCGAAGCTGGCCGCGCTGCTGAAGGTCGCGGGCGCCGCGTTCACGTTCGGCGCCCCGCTGGACACCTCCGCGCTGTTCGACGGCCGGATCGTGCGGACCCTGCCGGTGGACGGGGAGTTCTCGTTCCTCACCAGCCCGTGTGAGGCCGCGCCGTCCATCGGTGCCGACCTTACCCGCGACCGGGTCGCCGACCCCGCCGCGCCCGCCGAGGCCCCGGCCGGAACGGCTTCGGAAAGCGGTGGCAGCAGCACTCTCGACCTGCTGCGCAAGCTCGCTTCCGAGCGGGTGGAACTGCCCCTCGAAGCGGTCACCGCCGACACGCATCCGCTCGACGACCTGCACCTTTCGTCGATCACGGTCGGCCAGCTCGTCAACGACGTGACCCGGGCGCTCGGCCGCCCGGCGCTGGAGGGCATGCCGAACTTCGCGACCGTCTGTCTCGGCGAACTCGCCGAGATGATCGACGAACTCGCCCAGACCGCCAAACCCGCCGACAGCAACCAGGCCGAGGTCACCGGCGTCGGACCCTGGGTCCGGCCGTTCGGGGTCGAGTACGTCGTCGCGCCGAAACCGTCGCCCGATCTCACGCCGGGGCTGTCCACCGCCGAGTGGACGGCGTTCGCGCCGGACGGCCATCCGCTGGCGGAGCCGCTGCGCGCGGCACTGGCCACCGCGGGCGTCGGCGACGGTGTCCTCCTCTGCCTGAACTCCGACAGCGGTTCCGGCGACGTCGGCCTGTTCCTCGACGCGGGCCGCGCCGTGCTGGCCGCGCCCAACGGCACGCGATTCGTCGTGGTGCAGCACGGTCTCGGTGCCTCCGGTCTGGCGAAGACGCTGCGCCTGGAGGACCCGTCGGCCCGCACCACGATCGTCGATCTCGCCGACGTCGGCCCGGTCGACCCCGAGGCCGTCAGCGCCGCGGTGTCCACCGTGGTCGCCGAAGTGGCGGCGACCACCGACTTCAGCGAGGTCCGCTACGACGCCGCCGGGGTCCGCACGGTGCCGAAGCTCGCGGCCATGACCCCGGCCGAGGCCGAGGGGACCCCGTTGGACTCCGGCGACGTCCTGCTCGTCACGGGTGGCGGCAAGGGCATCACCGCCGAGAGCGCGTTGGCGCTGGCCAAGGACTCCGGCGCGAAACTGGCGCTGCTCGGCCGGAGCGACCCGGCCGACGACGCCGAACTGTCGGAGAACCTCGGCCGGATGGCGGCGGCGGGCATCACCTACCGCTACGAACGCGCTGATGTCACCGACGCCCGTCAGGTGGCCGACGCGATCGGCCGCGTGCAGGCCGAGTTCGGCCCGGTCACCGCGGTCCTGCACGGCGCGGGCCGCAACGAGCCCGCCGCGCTGTTCTCCTTGACCGAGGAGAGCTTCCGCAAGACGCTGGCCCCGAAGATCGGCGGCCTCAACGCCGTCCTCGACGCCGTCGACCAGGACAAGATCAAGCTGCTGGTGACCTTCGGCAGCATCATCGGACGGGCGGGCCTGCGCGGCGAGGCGCACTACGCCACGGCCAACGACTGGATGACCGAACTGACCGTCCGCTTCGGCCAGGAACACCCCCAGGCCAGGGCGATCGCCCTCGAATGGTCGGTCTGGTCGGGGACGGGCATGGGCGAAAAGCTCGGCGTCGTCAGCGCTTTGATGCGCGACGGCATCACCCCGATCCCGACCGAGGAGGGTATCGAGATCCTCCGCCAGGTCGTCGGCGATCCGACCGCCCCGTCGGTGCTGGTCGTCTGCGGCCGGACCGGGGGGCTGGCCACCCTGCCGGTGGAGAAGCGCGAACTGCCGCTGACCCGCTTCGTCGACCGGGCGGTCGTGCACTACCCGGGTGTCGAGCTGATCACCGAGGCCGACCTGTCCGCGGGCAGCGACCCGTATCTGGCCGACCACCTGCTCGACGGTCAGCTGCTGTTCCCGGCGGTGATCGGGATGGAGGCGATGACCCAGGTCGCGAAGGCCGCCCTCGGCGCGGAAACGCTGCCGGCGCCGGTGCTCTCCGACGTCGAGTTCCTGCGCCCGATCATCGTCTCGCCGGGCGGGTCGACCACGATCCGGCTCGCCGCGCTGGCCAGGGACGCCGAAACGGTGGACGTGGTGCTGCGCAGCGGGGAGACCGGGTTCAGCGCCGACCACTTCCGGGCCCGGCTGCGGTTCTCCCGGCCGGATCCGCTCGGCGAGACCGTCGTCCGCGACGTCGCGCTGCCGCCCGTCCCGGTCGACCCGACGACCGAGCTGTACGGCACGGTCCTGTTCCAGGGCAAGCGATTCCAGCGGGTCACCGGCTACCGGCGGGCCAGCGCGCGGCACGCGGTCGCGGAGATCGCGACCGGCGCCGAGGTCGACTGGTTCGCGCCGTTCCTCCCGCAGGAGAAGCTGCTGGCCGACCCGGGCACCCGCGACGCGATGATGCACGCGATCCAGTGCTGTGTCCCGGACGCGACCCTGCTGCCGCAAGGGATCGAGCGGCTGTACCTCGCCGAACCCGGCGAGCAGGACCCGGAGTACGTGCTCCTCGACGCCCGCGAGCGTTCGCAGGACGGCGACAGCTACCTCTACGACCTCGACGTCCGCAACCCCGACGGGAAGCTGGTCGAGCGCTGGGAAGGGCTGAAGCTGCGCGCGGTGCGCAAGCGTGACGGCGAAGGACCGTGGGTTCCGTCGATGCTCGGGTCCTATTTGGAGCGTTCCGTGGAACGGCTGCTCGGCTCGTCCCGCGCGATCGTCGTCGAACCGGACCCGGTGGGCGTTTCCGTGGAGACCACGCCGGAACGGCGGGCGCAGACGGCACTGGCCGCCGGCCGCGCCGTCGACGCCCCGCTCGAGATCCGCTACCGCCCGGACGGCAAACCGGAGGCCGACGGGGTCGAGGTGAGCGCGTCGCACAGCGCCGACCTCACCCTGGCGATCGCGGGCGGCGGGCGGGTCGCGTGCGACGTCGAAACCGCGATCGAGCGGACGCCCGAGGACTGGGCGGGGCTGCTCGGTGAGGATCTGCTGGCGGTGGGCGAACTGCTCGCCGCGGACGCCCGCGAGCCGCTTTCGGTCGCGCACACCCGGGTCTGGAGCGCGCTGGAATGCGTGCGCAAGACCGGGGACATGACACAGGCGCTCACCGTGCACCGGGTCGACCCGGACGGCTGGGCGGTGCTTTCCCACGGCGGTGCCCGCATCGCCACCTGGGTGACGACCGTCAACGACCGGCCCGATCCCGTCGTCTTCGCGGTGCTCCAGGGAGAGGAGAACTGA
- a CDS encoding flavin reductase family protein yields the protein MGTLDEPSRPVLKRLPSPVARRRLSAQAGLREVMGQFATGVTVLTAGGERAHGMTANAVTSVSLEPPMVLCCVSRAARMHEAIVTAGSYAVTVLASDQKELAKYFADWRRPAGLAQFDSVDWTAGPQTGAPLLDGALAWLECELAEVYEGGDHSIFLGKVVASSRGTAQDSLVFYSGGYHQIDGRIRASA from the coding sequence GTGGGCACGCTGGACGAGCCTTCGCGGCCCGTGCTGAAACGCCTGCCGTCGCCCGTGGCCCGCCGCCGGTTGTCCGCTCAGGCCGGGCTGCGGGAGGTGATGGGCCAGTTCGCCACCGGGGTCACCGTGCTGACCGCCGGGGGCGAACGGGCCCACGGGATGACCGCCAACGCCGTCACCTCCGTGTCGCTGGAGCCGCCGATGGTGCTGTGCTGCGTTTCCCGCGCGGCGCGGATGCACGAGGCGATCGTGACGGCGGGTTCGTACGCGGTCACGGTGCTGGCGTCGGACCAGAAGGAACTGGCGAAGTACTTCGCCGACTGGCGCCGCCCTGCCGGGCTCGCCCAGTTCGACTCGGTGGACTGGACGGCCGGTCCGCAGACCGGCGCCCCCCTGCTCGACGGCGCGCTGGCGTGGCTGGAATGCGAGCTGGCCGAAGTCTACGAAGGCGGTGACCACTCGATCTTCCTCGGCAAGGTGGTCGCCTCCAGCCGCGGCACCGCGCAGGACTCGCTGGTCTTCTACAGCGGCGGCTACCACCAGATCGACGGCCGGATCCGGGCATCGGCTTGA
- a CDS encoding acyl-CoA carboxylase subunit epsilon → MDSAPVFRVLRGDPEDAELAALVAVFTALASVAPPPAAPARSAWSPLAAPTWRTSTLR, encoded by the coding sequence ATGGACAGTGCGCCCGTCTTCCGGGTCCTGCGCGGGGACCCGGAAGACGCCGAACTGGCGGCCCTCGTGGCCGTCTTCACCGCGTTGGCCTCCGTCGCGCCCCCGCCCGCGGCGCCGGCCCGCTCCGCCTGGTCGCCGCTCGCCGCGCCGACCTGGCGTACCTCGACGCTGCGCTAG
- a CDS encoding acyl-CoA carboxylase subunit beta, translated as MTLQGDPGAQRAEDSEVVPLPEDRLRRSRVPRATDGRVIPLARGAEPVHPPQPTMPLLRAQRDELREHIVDGRLDGVRRQHSLGKHTARERLELLLDVDSFTEIELYRRHQASGLGLAENRPYTDGVVAGSGTIDGRRVFVYAQDFTVFGGSLGEAHAAKIHKVLDLAIATGSPLIGLNDSGGARIQEGVMALDGYGGIFRRQVEASGVIPQISVVLGPCAGGAAYSPALADFVFMVRDTARMYLTGPDVVETVTGERVSHDELGGADVHGASSGVATVVHDDEESCLADVRYLVSLLPSNYLEPAPREPSQDAGKDRRPRFAELVPVEPNKPYDMREVFAELADDGEFFELHERWAGNVLCALARIDGRVVGLVGNQPVVFAGVLDGPASQKAARFVRFCDAFSIPLVTLVDVPGFLPGVEQEHSGIIRHGAQLLHAYCEATVPRVQVILRKAYGGAYIVMDSRSIGTDLSLAWPTNQIAVMGAEGAVNVLFRKDLAAAPDPDALRAHLVAEYTEEFMNPQYSAERGLVDDIIDPADTRSAVARALDMLQDKRKAAPQRKHGNHPI; from the coding sequence GTGACCCTGCAAGGTGACCCGGGAGCACAACGCGCGGAGGACTCCGAGGTGGTGCCGCTGCCGGAGGACCGGCTGCGGCGCTCCCGGGTCCCGAGGGCGACCGACGGGCGGGTGATCCCCCTCGCCCGCGGCGCCGAACCGGTGCACCCGCCGCAGCCGACGATGCCGTTGCTGCGCGCCCAGCGCGACGAGCTGCGCGAGCACATCGTCGACGGGCGGCTCGACGGCGTCCGGCGGCAGCACTCGCTCGGCAAGCACACCGCGCGCGAGCGGCTGGAACTGTTGCTGGACGTGGATTCCTTCACCGAGATCGAGCTGTACCGGCGGCATCAGGCGAGCGGGCTCGGGCTGGCGGAGAACCGGCCGTACACCGACGGCGTCGTCGCCGGGTCGGGCACCATCGACGGACGGCGGGTGTTCGTCTACGCGCAGGACTTCACCGTCTTCGGCGGTTCGCTCGGCGAGGCGCACGCGGCGAAGATCCACAAGGTGCTGGATCTGGCGATCGCCACCGGTTCGCCGCTGATCGGGCTCAACGACAGCGGGGGAGCGCGGATCCAGGAAGGCGTCATGGCGCTCGACGGCTACGGCGGAATCTTCCGCCGCCAGGTCGAGGCGTCCGGCGTCATCCCGCAGATCAGCGTGGTGCTGGGGCCGTGCGCGGGCGGGGCGGCGTATTCGCCCGCGCTCGCGGATTTCGTGTTCATGGTGCGCGACACCGCCCGCATGTACCTGACCGGGCCGGACGTCGTCGAGACCGTGACCGGGGAACGGGTCAGCCACGACGAACTGGGGGGCGCGGACGTGCACGGCGCGTCGTCCGGCGTGGCGACCGTGGTGCACGACGACGAGGAGAGCTGCCTCGCCGACGTCCGCTACCTGGTGTCGCTGCTGCCGTCGAACTACTTGGAGCCCGCGCCCCGCGAGCCGTCGCAGGACGCGGGCAAGGACCGGCGGCCCAGGTTCGCCGAACTCGTCCCGGTGGAGCCGAACAAGCCGTACGACATGCGCGAGGTGTTCGCGGAACTGGCCGACGACGGCGAGTTCTTCGAACTGCACGAGCGATGGGCCGGCAACGTGCTGTGCGCGCTCGCGCGGATCGACGGGCGGGTGGTCGGCCTGGTCGGCAACCAGCCGGTGGTGTTCGCCGGCGTGCTCGACGGCCCGGCGTCGCAGAAGGCGGCGCGGTTCGTGCGGTTCTGCGACGCCTTCAGCATCCCGCTGGTGACGCTCGTGGACGTCCCCGGCTTCCTGCCGGGGGTCGAGCAGGAGCACTCGGGGATCATCCGGCACGGGGCCCAGCTGCTGCACGCCTACTGCGAGGCGACCGTGCCACGCGTCCAGGTGATCCTGCGCAAGGCGTACGGCGGCGCGTACATCGTGATGGACTCGCGGTCCATCGGGACCGATCTCTCGCTGGCGTGGCCGACCAACCAGATCGCCGTGATGGGCGCCGAGGGCGCGGTCAACGTGCTGTTCCGCAAGGATCTCGCCGCCGCGCCCGATCCGGACGCGCTGCGCGCGCATCTGGTCGCCGAATACACCGAGGAGTTCATGAACCCGCAGTATTCGGCCGAACGCGGGCTCGTCGACGACATCATCGACCCCGCGGACACCCGGTCCGCCGTCGCCAGGGCGCTGGACATGCTGCAGGACAAGCGAAAGGCGGCGCCCCAGCGCAAGCACGGCAACCACCCGATCTGA